One window from the genome of Diospyros lotus cultivar Yz01 chromosome 11, ASM1463336v1, whole genome shotgun sequence encodes:
- the LOC127813257 gene encoding putative pentatricopeptide repeat-containing protein At3g25970, whose protein sequence is MEIMRSLVESSVASLYKVSVSHGWAIKRGTFADTYTANIILSGYTKCRDVGVASKLFDELPNRDTVTWNSMITGCVSYRNLWSAWELLKSMRRCGFMVDGYTFGSLLKGVACEGCIDLGLQAHSLVLKTGHGENVYSASALLDMYAKCDRVQDAYLVFQGMSERNSVSWNALIAGFAKVGDRETAFLFLDTMERGVNLDDGTFAPLLTLLDDAEFCNLNKLIHAKIIKHGLAFDNTLCNALITFHSDCGSIEDAKQVFESATGNQDLVTWNSMLTAYLAHNRGGHALEIFLEMRILGFEPDIYTYTTMISACFEDVHQNQGKSLHALVIKRGLEQSIPISNSLIAMYLKSSRKYLEDAVEIFESMNAKDSVSWNSILTGFSQYGLSEHTLKFFGRMQFGTLHLDHFAFSAVLRSCSDLATLQLGQQVHALALKLGFESNDFVASSLICMYSKCGIAEDAAKSFEATTKDNSITWNSMIFAYAQHGQGKAALDLFFLMRDSRVELDHITFVAVLTACSHIGLVEEGYNILKSMESVDGIPPRMEHYACGVDLFGRARRLEEAKALIEAMPFEPDATVWRTVPGACRICGDIDMAAQAASYLLELEPKEHCTYVLLSDMYGKFNRWNERAGIKRMMRERGVKKLPGWSWIEVKNKVHAFNAEDHSHPHCKQIYQVLEELVIEIKDLEDNAYGKYTWDLDIVWGDAVIQDVHGMVSTSYMFG, encoded by the exons ATGGAGATTATGCGTTCTCTCGTTGAAAGCTCTGTGGCCTCTTTGTACAAGGTTTCAGTAAGCCACGGTTGGGCAATCAAACGAGGAACCTTTGCTGATACTTATACTGCAAATATTATATTAAGCGGATACACGAAATGCAGAGATGTGGGTGTTGCAAGCAAGTTGTTCGATGAACTTCCCAACAGAGATACGGTCACATGGAACTCAATGATCACTGGGTGTGTAAGTTATAGAAATTTATGGAGTGCTTGGGAACTTCTGAAAAGTATGAGAAGATGCGGGTTTATGGTTGATGGGTATACATTTGGAAGCCTGCTTAAGGGCGTTGCTTGTGAGGGCTGCATTGATCTGGGGCTGCAAGCACATTCGCTCGTTCTGAAGACAGGCCATGGGGAAAATGTTTATTCGGCAAGTGCTCTTTTGGACATGTATGCAAAGTGTGACAGAGTTCAAGATGCTTATTTAGTGTTCCAGGGCATGTCAGAACGTAACTCTGTCTCTTGGAATGCCTTGATTGCAGGGTTTGCAAAGGTGGGTGATCGCGAGACTGCATTTTTGTTCCTGGACACCATGGAGCGAGGAGTGAACCTTGATGATGGCACCTTTGCTCCCCTTTTAACATTGCTTGATGACGCTGAGTTTTGCAATCTAAATAAGCTTATCCATGCTAAAATCATAAAGCATGGGCTCGCATTTGATAACACCTTATGCAATGCCTTAATTACTTTCCATTCAGACTGTGGATCCATTGAAGATgccaagcaagtgtttgagaGTGCTACTGGCAACCAAGATTTAGTCACATGGAATTCCATGCTAACAGCCTACCTAGCACATAACCGAGGAGGACATGCATTAGAAATCTTCCTAGAGATGCGAATACTTGGGTTTGAACCAGATATCTATACATATACTACTATGATAAGTGCTTGTTTTGAAGATGTGCATCAAAACCAAGGAAAATCGTTGCACGCTTTGGTAATTAAGAGGGGGTTGGAACAGTCAATACCAATCTCTAATTCGTTGATAGCTATGTATCTTAAGTCAAGTAGGAAATATTTGGAGGATGCAGTAGAAATATTTGAATCTATGAATGCAAAGGATAGCGTTTCCTGGAATTCAATTTTGACAGGCTTCTCACAATATGGGTTGAGCGAACACACCTTGAAGTTCTTTGGTCGAATGCAATTTGGCACCTTGCATCTTGACCATTTTGCCTTTTCTGCTGTCCTTAGATCTTGCTCAGATTTGGCAACTCTCCAATTGGGTCAACAAGTCCATGCCTTAGCCCTAAAGTTAGGCTTCGAATCTAATGATTTTGTAGCTAGCTCCTTGATATGTATGTATTCCAAGTGTGGGATAGCTGAGGATGCTGCAAAGTCCTTTGAAGCGACCACTAAAGATAATTCAATCACTTGGAACTCGATGATATTTGCGTATGCTCAACATGGGCAGGGTAAAGCTGCATTGGACCTGTTCTTCTTAATGAGGGATAGCAGAGTCGAACTGGATCATATAACTTTTGTTGCAGTTTTAACTGCATGTAGCCACATTGGTTTGGTGGAAGAAGGTTACAATATTCTAAAATCAATGGAATCTGTTGATGGAATTCCTCCCAGAATGGAGCATTATGCCTGTGGGGTTGATCTTTTCGGGCGGGCTAGACGATTGGAGGAAGCAAAAGCCTTGATTGAAGCAATGCCATTTGAACCAGATGCAACTGTCTGGAGAACTGTACCTGGTGCTTGTAGGATTTGTGGTGATATTGATATGGCAGCTCAAGCAGCAAGCTATTTGCTGGAATTAGAGCCCAAAGAGCATTGTACTTATGTTCTCCTCTCTGACATGTATGGCAAATTTAATAGGTGGAATGAGAGAGCTGGTATAAAGAGGATGATGAGGGAGAGAGGAGTCAAGAAGCTACCCGGTTGGAGTTGGATAGAAGTTAAGAACAAGGTGCATGCTTTTAATGCTGA GGATCATTCCCACCCCCATTGCAAGCAAATATATCAGGTGTTGGAAGAATTGGTGATTGAAATCAAGGATTTGGAGGATAATGCTTATGGAAAATATACTTGGGATTTGGATATTGTGTGGGGTGATGCTGTAATTCAAGATGTTCATGGAATGGTTTCAACATCTTATATGTTTGGATGA